The Chitinivorax sp. B genomic sequence GCGAAAATCGAGGCTGAATATCCTGATGTGACGTTGCAATTACCTTGGTTTTCCCAGTGCCATCAGCATTCATTATCCAGATATCTCTACCAGCCTTACCTGTATCCGAAGACGAATAAACAATTTTCTTCCCATCTGGCGACCAAGATGGGTTTTTGCTATCCCGCTCACTTAATGGCAATCCATTCAATATTAACTTTCCATCCGGCTGAATCAAATAAATACCTGAATCCGAGTCACTATTTCTTGAAACAAATGCAATTGCATTACCATTTGGCGACCAAGCAGGCTGTGAATTACTATTAGTGCTTTGAAATGGCATGTTTTTGACCTTTATCAAATTACTACCATCAATATTAGCAATCCATAAGCTCATAGTTCTATCATAGTTCGATGAAAACACAAGCTGCCTGCCATTAGGCGCCACCGACACATTCTCAACCATTACCCCTTGCTTATCCGGCTCACTTTCGGCAAACGCTACATGATTCAGCGCTATCGCCATTACTATCAATGTTAAAACTTTTTTCATTTAATACCCCTTAACCGTCAAGCATTATCTACCAAACATTTTGTCAATACCATTTTTAATTCCTAGCGCAGCTTTATTAACTGCCCCGGCACTATGTAGAATCTTCTCATCGCTACCATTCAAACGCGCAGTTTCCACCAATACAGCAGCTAGTTTTTTCTCTGCACTAATATTCAGCAATGCCAAATCCTTTCTAATTTCCGTTCCACGATCATTGGTCCCTAATTTGGCGGCCACACTGGCTGACAAAATTTCCGCCCAAGTCTCATTCATCGGCATGGCCGAGTTGAACAACACATAGGTTCCTGGTACGAACTGCCCTTTGATCCAACCATTTGAATTAATATGAACAGAAACTAATAACTTTGCGTTTTCATCCATGGCCCTAGCAACTCTCTTGTCAAAAGATGGGCAGGATTTCAAATTATTTTTTGTCAATACGGCCTTGTATTTACCTGAAGCATTCAAAAGGCTTTGCAGCTCTTTCGATATGGCCATTGTCAACTCATCTTCATGCAAACGACCAGGTGGCGGATCATTGGCCG encodes the following:
- a CDS encoding PD40 domain-containing protein, which gives rise to MKKVLTLIVMAIALNHVAFAESEPDKQGVMVENVSVAPNGRQLVFSSNYDRTMSLWIANIDGSNLIKVKNMPFQSTNSNSQPAWSPNGNAIAFVSRNSDSDSGIYLIQPDGKLILNGLPLSERDSKNPSWSPDGKKIVYSSSDTGKAGRDIWIMNADGTGKTKVIATSHQDIQPRFSPSGDRIVYVELRADGSSIKTANVNGSDVKTLISDKYDNRQPNWGVGGIVFTSNRDPASLDNQQLWLIQPDGNGLRKVGNVDANDPVWLNQNQILFTEWDWGPSTKSLSRINMIDIRNNVKSVVIDLKEFKTPS
- a CDS encoding N-acetylmuramoyl-L-alanine amidase, with product MNKSIALLGLIISIGANAVSSPELSGYEYNMRGDETVVYLKKEMEKRNCGVEITPRPWDWSYRERPVNYYFGMSAYLTRVQNFDISPIEDSNCAHIFDKILTCGGTCLHTIGNSATRKLQCTEGHLQENLIGTKWMWACSVDEKPVIAIDPGHGLECAAKGMKPGSVGATDFPANDPPPGRLHEDELTMAISKELQSLLNASGKYKAVLTKNNLKSCPSFDKRVARAMDENAKLLVSVHINSNGWIKGQFVPGTYVLFNSAMPMNETWAEILSASVAAKLGTNDRGTEIRKDLALLNISAEKKLAAVLVETARLNGSDEKILHSAGAVNKAALGIKNGIDKMFGR